The following proteins come from a genomic window of Geomonas sp. RF6:
- the pcnB gene encoding polynucleotide adenylyltransferase PcnB, producing MSTIMNKNTTIIPRPQHCISRSLLSPNGLKVLYKLKENGYTAYLVGGGVRDLLLGREPKDFDIATNATPGELKKLFRNCRLIGRRFRLAHLHFQDEIIEVATFRSAAEPAPEEEPEPQHEPEHVEREGRRHHHHGPRMLKSDEGVVLRDNVFGTPEEDAFRRDFTVNALFYNIADFSIIDHVGGMEDLKAGVIRTIGDPATRFTEDPVRMIRAVRFAAMLGFTIEEETRKAIVEMAPAINRATPPRLFEEVLKLLLLGAGESTYQLLRHIGLFEPLFPHFDAWLTRESEGFPHARVGKALEWIDARIDEGEVVSPALLIALMFGEYLEERNQYFRDEGAPPQQATEMAVAQFAGELATTVLIPNRVLVAVREILGSQYRFQKTPGRNAPGFVGRRVFPDALRYLGFMEELNPPKRSLHEYWKSYASGVIMKAPHDAEEGAAPQKKKRRRRRRRKPTRMPEGP from the coding sequence ATGAGTACTATAATGAACAAAAACACCACGATTATTCCCCGCCCGCAGCACTGTATCTCACGATCCCTGTTAAGTCCCAACGGCCTGAAGGTTTTATACAAGCTCAAGGAAAACGGCTACACCGCCTATCTTGTGGGTGGAGGGGTGCGCGATCTGCTCCTCGGGCGCGAGCCGAAAGACTTCGACATCGCCACCAACGCCACACCGGGGGAATTGAAGAAGCTCTTCAGGAACTGCCGGCTGATCGGGCGCCGTTTCCGGCTCGCCCACCTGCACTTTCAGGACGAGATCATCGAGGTTGCCACCTTCAGGTCTGCCGCAGAGCCCGCCCCCGAGGAAGAACCGGAGCCCCAGCACGAACCGGAGCACGTGGAGCGGGAAGGGAGACGCCACCATCACCACGGGCCGCGCATGCTGAAGAGCGACGAGGGGGTGGTGCTGCGCGACAACGTCTTCGGCACACCGGAGGAAGACGCCTTCAGGCGCGATTTCACCGTCAACGCCCTCTTCTACAACATCGCCGACTTCTCCATCATCGATCATGTGGGGGGTATGGAGGATCTGAAGGCAGGGGTGATCCGGACGATAGGAGATCCCGCGACCCGTTTCACAGAGGACCCGGTGCGCATGATCCGTGCCGTCCGCTTCGCGGCGATGCTCGGATTCACCATCGAGGAGGAGACCCGGAAGGCGATCGTGGAGATGGCCCCGGCCATCAACCGCGCGACGCCGCCGCGCCTCTTCGAGGAAGTGCTGAAGCTCCTCCTGCTCGGCGCCGGCGAAAGCACCTACCAGCTGCTTCGACACATCGGCCTATTCGAGCCGCTCTTTCCGCACTTCGATGCGTGGCTCACCCGGGAGTCGGAAGGATTCCCCCACGCGCGGGTCGGCAAGGCACTGGAGTGGATCGACGCCAGGATAGACGAAGGAGAGGTCGTCTCCCCCGCCCTTCTTATAGCGCTGATGTTCGGGGAGTATCTGGAGGAAAGGAATCAGTACTTCCGCGACGAGGGAGCCCCTCCGCAGCAGGCGACGGAGATGGCCGTAGCCCAGTTCGCGGGGGAGCTCGCGACGACCGTGCTGATCCCCAACAGGGTGCTGGTGGCGGTGCGGGAGATTCTGGGGTCGCAGTACAGGTTTCAGAAGACCCCGGGGCGCAACGCTCCAGGATTCGTGGGAAGGCGCGTCTTTCCCGATGCCCTTCGCTACCTCGGATTCATGGAGGAACTCAACCCGCCGAAGCGCTCGCTGCACGAGTACTGGAAGAGCTATGCTTCAGGGGTGATAATGAAGGCGCCGCACGACGCCGAAGAAGGGGCAGCGCCGCAGAAGAAGAAGCGCAGGCGGCGCCGCAGAAGAAAACCGACGCGGATGCCGGAAGGACCGTAA
- a CDS encoding twin-arginine translocase TatA/TatE family subunit: MFGFGLPELIVVLVIVLVVFGAGRLPEIGGALGKSIRNFKNASSGKEEIEINPRREDDNKTH, encoded by the coding sequence ATGTTCGGATTCGGCCTGCCGGAGCTAATTGTTGTACTCGTCATCGTACTGGTTGTCTTCGGCGCGGGACGGCTGCCGGAGATCGGCGGCGCGTTGGGGAAGAGCATCAGGAATTTCAAGAACGCCTCGAGCGGCAAGGAAGAGATTGAAATAAACCCGAGGCGGGAGGATGACAACAAGACGCACTAG
- the selA gene encoding L-seryl-tRNA(Sec) selenium transferase has protein sequence MEQLRKIPKVDRVLESEEVKGLLAEYPRTVVLRAARLVLEQLRKGVLAGEASEDAFSAGAIGSEIGAEIARLIAPSLRKVVNGTGVVVHTNLGRSILPERARQALNEVAFSYSNLEFDLEKNRRGSRYDHVERLICELTGAEAALVVNNNAAAVLLALGSAAAGREAIVSRGELVEIGGSFRIPDVMRLSGVTLTEVGTTNRTHAKDYRAAVTTETALFLKVHTSNFAVVGFTAEVGIEEMVRLGKETGVPVMADMGSGSLIDLRKHLPCDEPNVQEFVQAGVDIITFSGDKLLGGPQAGIIVGKKAFIEPMKKHPLLRAVRIDKLTLASLEATLGLYRDERVALKEVPTLAMLTAPLEEVTRRAKGIVRQLRRALPASVHLSLIHGESQGGGGTLPLLNLPTLLIEVAVDGLSPNELEAALRTSEIPVIGRIWKGSYVLDPRTLLEEDVAYLAAALGATARAGSRE, from the coding sequence TTGGAGCAGCTAAGGAAGATTCCGAAAGTGGATAGAGTACTGGAATCTGAAGAGGTGAAAGGTCTTCTGGCCGAGTATCCGCGGACGGTCGTGCTGCGTGCTGCCCGGCTGGTACTGGAGCAGCTTCGAAAGGGAGTGCTCGCCGGGGAGGCCTCCGAGGATGCATTTTCTGCGGGCGCCATCGGCAGTGAAATCGGCGCCGAGATCGCCCGGCTGATCGCGCCGAGCCTCAGGAAAGTTGTGAACGGCACCGGCGTCGTCGTGCACACGAACCTCGGGCGCTCCATCCTCCCGGAGCGGGCGCGCCAGGCGCTCAACGAAGTCGCATTTTCCTACTCGAATCTCGAGTTCGATCTGGAGAAGAACAGGCGAGGCAGCCGGTACGACCACGTGGAGCGGCTTATCTGCGAGCTGACCGGCGCCGAGGCCGCGCTGGTCGTCAACAACAACGCCGCCGCCGTCCTCCTTGCGCTCGGCTCGGCCGCAGCAGGGCGGGAAGCGATCGTGTCGCGCGGGGAGCTGGTGGAGATCGGCGGCTCCTTCCGCATACCCGACGTCATGCGACTTTCCGGCGTCACCCTCACCGAGGTCGGCACCACCAACAGGACGCACGCGAAAGACTACCGCGCCGCCGTCACCACCGAGACCGCACTCTTCCTGAAGGTGCACACCAGCAACTTCGCCGTAGTCGGCTTCACCGCCGAAGTGGGGATAGAGGAGATGGTCCGACTCGGGAAGGAGACGGGGGTCCCCGTGATGGCGGACATGGGGAGCGGCTCCCTCATCGACCTGAGGAAACATCTCCCGTGCGACGAGCCGAACGTGCAGGAATTTGTCCAGGCCGGCGTCGACATCATCACCTTCAGCGGCGACAAGCTTCTGGGAGGGCCGCAGGCGGGGATCATCGTGGGGAAGAAGGCATTCATCGAGCCGATGAAGAAGCACCCCCTGCTGCGCGCAGTGCGGATCGACAAGCTGACCCTTGCGAGCCTGGAGGCGACGCTCGGGCTTTATCGCGACGAGCGGGTGGCGCTGAAGGAAGTCCCGACCCTGGCGATGCTCACCGCGCCGCTGGAGGAAGTGACGCGGCGGGCAAAAGGGATCGTCCGGCAGCTGCGCCGCGCCCTCCCCGCGAGCGTGCATCTCTCGCTCATCCACGGAGAATCGCAGGGGGGAGGAGGAACCCTGCCGCTGCTGAACCTCCCCACTCTCCTGATCGAAGTGGCAGTCGACGGGCTGTCCCCGAACGAACTGGAGGCGGCGCTGAGGACGAGCGAGATTCCGGTGATCGGCAGGATCTGGAAGGGGTCATACGTGCTCGACCCCCGCACGTTGCTGGAAGAGGACGTAGCCTACCTTGCCGCAGCTCTCGGAGCGACCGCGCGGGCGGGATCGCGAGAGTAG
- a CDS encoding response regulator: MHKMILLVEDNPDDEVLTLRALKKQMAHGIAVARDGAEALDFLFGTGSHEGRDTSVKPLLVLLDLKLPKVNGLEVLRVMRGDTRTRAIPVVVFTSSTEEQDILDSYTLGANSYVRKPVDYAKFCDDLKQVSHYWLSLNQLPPQRSCAAS; encoded by the coding sequence GTGCACAAGATGATCCTTTTGGTGGAAGACAACCCCGACGACGAGGTGCTCACCCTGCGCGCCCTGAAAAAGCAGATGGCGCACGGGATTGCCGTGGCGCGCGACGGAGCGGAGGCCCTCGACTTCCTTTTCGGCACAGGCAGCCACGAGGGGCGCGACACGTCGGTAAAGCCGCTTCTCGTACTCCTCGACCTGAAGCTTCCGAAGGTGAACGGGCTCGAGGTCCTGCGGGTCATGCGGGGGGACACGAGGACGCGCGCCATCCCTGTGGTGGTCTTCACCTCTTCCACCGAGGAGCAGGACATCCTGGACAGCTATACCCTCGGGGCGAACAGCTACGTCAGGAAACCGGTGGACTACGCCAAGTTCTGCGACGACCTGAAGCAGGTGAGCCACTACTGGCTCTCGCTGAACCAGCTCCCCCCCCAGCGGAGCTGCGCCGCGTCCTGA
- a CDS encoding GspE/PulE family protein, whose product MEKKGAANPSGTMIANLLVQEGVISEEQLQYAHRVRSKLHTGKTLIDVLHDLGSVTRDQVAATLRKNSLSLRIGDFLVELGYLREADLAAALSLQNQGKERKMLGDIIIEKGFIDERKFIEVLSYQLGFPMAELEFRKVDRKLVAKAPIQTYRDFLFLPIAFDGERVTVVFANPMDKRCRDEAARLFGSDLQPAIASKNSVIAAIAAAEKNAVSGEGGSADESTVVGIINKLFNDAISEKASDIHIEPLKDRLRIRFRRDGMMMPHLELPLELAPQLSSRIKVMAQADIAEKRRHQDGRLLFESSVHGFNLDMRVSFFITIFGEKIVLRLLNKKEAILDIQSIGMAPRMLEQFISDALDTPSGVMIITGPTGSGKTSTLYSCVNHLNNINTSIVTAEDPVEFVIEGVAQCSINTKIGVSFEETLRHIVRQDPDIIVLGEIRDNFSAETAIQAALTGHKVLTTFHTEDSIGGLLRLMNMQIESFLISSTIVCVVAQRLLRLVCNSCAEAYIPTPTEYNRLGYATKDLAGATFRIGRGCKDCRFTGFHGRLGAFELLILNEAVKEAILLNRSSSEIRRISMETSGMVSLFEDGLVKAARGLVSIQEVLRDLPRISPPRPLHELKRILGT is encoded by the coding sequence ATGGAAAAAAAAGGAGCAGCAAACCCTTCAGGGACGATGATAGCAAACCTTCTGGTCCAGGAAGGGGTCATCAGCGAGGAACAGCTGCAGTACGCCCACCGGGTACGCTCGAAGCTGCACACCGGGAAGACCCTCATCGACGTCCTCCACGACCTCGGGAGCGTGACCAGGGACCAGGTCGCCGCCACGCTGCGAAAAAACAGCCTATCGCTGAGGATCGGGGATTTCCTCGTCGAGCTCGGCTACCTGCGCGAGGCGGATCTCGCCGCGGCGCTCAGCCTGCAGAACCAGGGGAAAGAGCGCAAGATGCTCGGCGACATCATCATCGAGAAGGGGTTCATCGACGAGCGGAAGTTCATCGAGGTCCTCTCCTACCAGCTCGGCTTCCCCATGGCGGAACTGGAGTTCCGCAAGGTGGACCGGAAGCTCGTCGCCAAGGCCCCGATCCAGACATACCGCGACTTTCTCTTTCTCCCCATCGCCTTCGACGGCGAGCGCGTCACGGTCGTCTTTGCCAACCCCATGGACAAGCGCTGCCGCGACGAGGCTGCGCGTCTCTTCGGCTCCGACCTCCAGCCCGCCATCGCCAGCAAGAACTCGGTCATCGCCGCGATCGCCGCGGCTGAAAAGAACGCCGTCTCCGGCGAGGGGGGGTCGGCGGACGAGAGCACGGTGGTGGGGATCATCAACAAGCTCTTCAACGACGCCATCTCGGAGAAGGCTTCAGATATCCACATCGAGCCGCTGAAGGACAGGCTGCGCATCCGCTTTCGCCGCGACGGGATGATGATGCCGCACCTGGAGCTCCCGCTCGAGCTCGCCCCCCAGCTTTCCTCCCGCATAAAGGTCATGGCCCAGGCCGACATAGCGGAGAAGCGCCGACACCAGGACGGCCGCCTCCTCTTCGAGAGCAGCGTGCACGGCTTCAACCTGGACATGCGCGTCTCCTTCTTCATCACCATCTTCGGGGAAAAGATCGTGCTGCGCCTCCTGAACAAGAAGGAGGCGATCCTCGACATCCAGAGCATCGGGATGGCGCCGCGCATGCTGGAGCAGTTCATCAGCGACGCGCTCGACACCCCCTCCGGCGTCATGATCATCACCGGCCCGACCGGGAGCGGGAAGACCTCCACCCTGTACAGCTGCGTCAATCACCTCAACAACATAAATACGAGCATCGTGACGGCGGAGGACCCGGTCGAGTTCGTGATCGAGGGGGTGGCGCAGTGCTCCATCAACACGAAGATCGGGGTCAGTTTCGAGGAGACGCTGCGCCACATCGTGCGCCAGGATCCGGACATCATCGTGCTCGGCGAGATCCGGGACAACTTCTCCGCCGAGACCGCGATCCAGGCTGCCCTCACCGGGCACAAGGTCCTTACCACCTTCCACACCGAGGACAGCATCGGCGGCCTGCTGCGCCTCATGAACATGCAGATCGAGTCGTTCCTGATCTCCTCCACCATCGTGTGCGTGGTGGCCCAGCGACTCCTGCGACTGGTCTGTAACTCCTGCGCCGAGGCGTACATTCCCACCCCCACCGAGTACAATAGACTCGGGTACGCCACGAAGGACCTCGCGGGGGCGACCTTCCGGATCGGGCGCGGCTGCAAGGACTGCCGTTTCACCGGTTTCCACGGGAGGCTCGGCGCCTTCGAGCTCCTGATCCTCAACGAGGCGGTGAAGGAGGCGATCCTTTTAAACCGCTCATCCTCCGAGATCCGCCGCATCAGCATGGAGACCTCCGGCATGGTCTCCCTCTTTGAGGACGGACTGGTGAAGGCGGCACGCGGCCTCGTCTCCATACAGGAAGTCCTGCGCGACCTGCCGCGCATCAGCCCCCCCCGACCGCTTCACGAGCTGAAGCGCATCCTCGGCACCTAA
- a CDS encoding HDOD domain-containing protein translates to MSNRSIVEVIKSYLAGDTISVPVFNAVAVRLQKELASPEFKMDMVHQLISADPGLASQVLRVANSAFYSGLTQVATVQDAVVRLGSREVANIAMLTTQQELYRCKTPAFKGVMQKLWLHSYCCAVGSKWLAGRSGLEEIAQEAFLAGLLHDIGKLFLLKVMEEISLKEDLGKALTPAIMREVLSSLHVEQGYQLMLKWHMPDIYCDVVRLHQADQWPQGNPLLAVVRLANLACRRLGIGIDSDPSLLLFTAAESHVLGLKDVVLAELEILLEDTLERAMPNPS, encoded by the coding sequence ATGTCCAATCGATCGATCGTAGAGGTAATAAAGAGCTACCTGGCAGGTGACACCATCAGCGTGCCGGTCTTCAACGCCGTCGCGGTGCGGCTGCAGAAGGAGCTGGCGTCGCCGGAGTTCAAGATGGACATGGTGCACCAGCTGATCAGCGCCGATCCGGGACTGGCGAGCCAGGTGCTGCGTGTGGCGAACTCCGCGTTTTACTCAGGGCTCACCCAGGTCGCCACCGTGCAGGACGCGGTCGTGCGCCTCGGCTCCCGCGAGGTGGCCAACATAGCGATGCTGACGACGCAGCAGGAGCTGTACCGCTGCAAGACGCCGGCTTTCAAGGGGGTCATGCAGAAGCTGTGGCTGCATTCCTACTGCTGCGCGGTGGGGAGCAAGTGGCTTGCCGGGCGCTCAGGGCTTGAGGAGATCGCCCAGGAGGCCTTTCTGGCGGGGCTGCTGCACGACATCGGGAAGCTTTTCCTCCTGAAGGTGATGGAGGAGATATCGCTGAAGGAAGATCTGGGGAAGGCTCTGACCCCCGCCATCATGCGGGAGGTGCTGAGTTCGCTCCACGTGGAGCAGGGGTATCAGCTCATGCTGAAGTGGCACATGCCGGACATCTACTGCGACGTGGTGCGCTTGCACCAGGCGGACCAGTGGCCGCAGGGAAATCCGCTCCTGGCGGTGGTGAGGCTTGCGAACCTTGCCTGCCGGCGGCTGGGGATCGGCATCGACAGCGACCCGTCCCTCCTCCTCTTTACCGCGGCGGAGTCTCACGTCCTGGGGCTTAAGGACGTCGTCCTCGCGGAGTTGGAGATCCTTCTGGAGGATACCCTGGAGCGGGCTATGCCGAACCCGTCCTGA
- a CDS encoding response regulator, producing MLQTSILLVEDNRDCETLAVRALKKAGFTTISVARDGAEAINVLLGETDRGWENPVAEVVLLDLRLPKLDGIDVLKRLRADQRTSKLPVFALSSSEDPTEIDGCVQLGVVAVLPKPLDAEFLKTFLDEKSGPPLPAVRTGSA from the coding sequence ATGCTGCAGACATCGATTTTGCTTGTGGAAGACAACCGCGACTGTGAGACGCTGGCTGTCAGGGCTCTGAAGAAGGCAGGCTTTACAACCATTTCGGTGGCACGGGACGGTGCGGAGGCGATAAACGTTCTCCTCGGGGAGACGGATCGAGGGTGGGAGAACCCTGTCGCCGAGGTCGTCCTTTTGGACCTGCGGCTCCCGAAGCTGGACGGGATCGACGTCCTCAAAAGGCTCCGCGCCGACCAGCGCACCAGCAAGCTTCCGGTATTCGCTCTCTCCTCCTCGGAGGATCCCACAGAAATCGACGGCTGCGTGCAGCTCGGCGTCGTCGCCGTTCTTCCGAAGCCTCTCGATGCCGAATTCCTGAAGACCTTTCTCGACGAGAAGAGCGGCCCCCCCCTCCCTGCCGTCAGGACGGGTTCGGCATAG